GAGCATTTGCTCAATCCCAAAACACATTTCTCTTCGTGCAATGAACCATCAATCGCAATCACAATTTCAATTAATTTAACTTTATTAATCCTTTTTTAAGTCTGCTTCAAATCCACCTGCTGATCCTTTTACTGAATTAATAATGTTCTTTTTGACAAGGGTTTGTAAAATTTTTGCAGTAAACGCTTCAGGGGAACCTATTTCTTTAGAAATCCCTTTTAAACTTGTCCTGTTTCCATTAATAGATTGTTCCGCAACATATATAGCTGCCTTTATACCATATTCACAAGCTTTCGAAAAAATCATAATTCATTTTTATTTAAGCAAAAATATATTTTTAAAAAACATATCGGACAAACATGTCCGAATAGTTATAAACAAATTATTGTCAATAATAATAAAACCTAAAACCTAAAAAATGATTTAGCTCATATTGAAAGGCATAAAAAATAATTAATATTACATATATGTCAGTATTGTACAATAATATCGTATTTGGTCCAATAGTAAGCAGACGTTTTGGAAGTTCACTCGGCATTAACTTATTGCCTTTACAAAATAAAGTTTGTAATTTTAATTGTATATACTGTGAATGCGGTTGGACTGACTTAAAATCAAATAAAATCAAATATTTAGGGTCAAGTGAAATAATTACTGCAATAGAAAATCGTTTTAAGGTACTTAAAAAGGAAAAAATACATATTGACAGTATTACTTTTGCAGGAAACGGTGAGCCTACAATGCATCCTAAATTTTCAGAAATAATAGACGCTGTTATTCAGCTTAGAGATATTTATCTACCAAAAATAAAGATAACCGTTTTATCAAATTCAACACTTTTAGGGAACAAGTCAGTTTTTGAAAGTTTAAAAAAAATAGACTTACGGGTTATGAAATTGGATGCTGGTAACACTGATATGCTAAAAAAAATTGACAAGCCTCTTTCCTCCAAAACGATAGAATGGTATATAGAAAAATTAAAAGAATTAAATGGTGAATTAATTATTCAAACAATCTTTTTAAAAGGTTATTGTGATGGAGTATATGTTGATAATACTACAACTGATGAGCTATCTTCATGGCTTAATGCGATAAAAGAAATTAATCCAAAATCTGTTATGATTTATACTATTGATAGAGAAACCCCTGCTGATAAACTTGAAAAAATTTCAGCTAAAACATTGAATTCGATTTGTGATCAAGTTTTAGCAAATGGAATAAATGCCAATGTTTATACTTAAATAACTAATTAATAATGAAAAAGATTAAAACATCAAAAAATTCAGAAACAATAATGACAGAGATTGTTTGCCCAAATGATACAAATCCGATGGGAATTCTTCAAGGGGGAAGACTAGTTCAATGGATGGATATTGCATCTGCAATTTGTGCTCAAAATCATGCTGAACATATTTGCGTTACAGCATCAATCGACAGTGTTAAATTTAAGAAACCTGCAAAGATTGGCGACATCATTACTATTAAAGCTAAAATGACACGATCATTTAATTCTTCTATGGAAATATTTGTACAAGCTTGGGCAAAGAAAATACTTAGTCAAAAAGCCTATTTAATAAATGAAGCATACTTTACGTTTGTAGCACTTGATGACAATGCAAATCCAGCTATTGTGCCAGGAATAAAACCAAATTCTGAAATTGAGAAAAAAGAGTATTTAAATGCTTTAAAAAGAAAAAACAGCCGCTTACAAAACAACTAGCATTATGAATCCAATTCCTGATAAATTAGCAGCATTTTTACAAGAAAATAAAATTTCTACTGTTTGCTTTATTGACTACGAAAACAATCCGTATTGCATTAATTGTTTTTACTCATTTGACGAAGAGTCTCTTATTCTAGTATTTAAGTCAGCAGTTGGCACTACTCATCAAAAACTAACAAAACCAATGGCATGTATTTCAGGAACTATATTGCCAAATGTGATTGACACATTAAAATTAAAAGGAATCCAATTCACTGGAAAAATAATTGAAAATGAAGAAATTGATAAGTTACAACTAAATTTAAAATATGTAAAAAAGTACCCCATGAGCCTTGCGGTAATGGGTTATGTGTGGGCTGTAAGATTAGATTTTTTAAAATTTACAGATAACACGTTAGGATTCGGAAACAAAACAATCTGGACTAGTAAATAAAACTCACGTTAAATAATTTATAGATTATCTCTTCGTTCTATTTCTTTCTTCAATCGCATAACTTCATCAATTATTTGCCCATCAATAGAAGAATTTTCTTCTGATCTTCTAATTAAATACGGGATAGCTTTTTTCACTTCTCCATAAGGCAAATATTTAGAGGAATTATATCCATTTATACTTAGATTAAACGTTAGGTTATCGCTCATTCCGTATAATTGCGAAAATCTAATTTTTGAATAGTGATTAGTAATATTATACTTATGAATGCAATTAATAGCATGTATTGTGCTATCATTGTTATGTGTAGCAATACATGAATCAACTTTTTTAAACTCACGTAAACATATTTCTACAGCTTGGTTAAAAGAATCATCTGTTTCTTTTTTTGTATCAAATACAGGAGAACCTTTCCCCTCTTTTATAGCCTTCTCTTTTTCTTTTTCAACATAAGCACCTCTTACTAATTTAATTCCAGGAACATAATTCTTTCGCTCAGCATCTTTAATTAAAGCACCTAGGTATTGTATTCTATCCTTAAGGTACATTTGAAGAGTATTAAATACAACAGCAAAATCTTTGTTATATTTTTCCATCATCATTTCTGTAATTTTATCAAAAAGATCCTGCATGCATCTATCTTCAGCATCAATAAAAAGAATTACTTTTGAGTCATGTGCTGTTTTACAGATTAAATCGATTCGATTTATTAATCTATCAAATCTCGGTAATAAGATTAAATCATTAACAAATTCAATCCCATTACAATAAGTTAGAAACTTAGGATTTTCTAATCCTGAAATTTTTACACTTATATAATTACCAGGACATTCCTTGCCCAACCTAATAATATTAGAAACAATTATTTTAGCATTACTATCAAAAGATTCATCATTATTTTCTCCTTCAGAGACATAATCCAATACAGATTTTACCTTAAATTTTTCTAAATAGTGAATTTTTATAAATGTTGTATCTATGTCATCCCCTGCACAAAATACGTTAAAAACTGTTTTTTTTATTAGAAACTTAAATGGCAAATTATATTTTAGAACACCTTTCGTAAAAAAAATTAATAGTTTAACTATTTTTTGTTTTTGAAGTAAACAAAAAACAAAATAGGTGAACTTTATTTCTTTATTTGATTTATAACTGTATGCAGTTTTTAAATCTTCTAAGTCTATACTATTTTTCATAATAAATAGATAAATGGGAATAAATCAATTCACTTTATGTTTTTTTTGCAGTATTAATTAAGATAATAGCGAAAGAACTTAAGGCTATCAATAATCCCAAGCCAGCAAAAGCAAATACAATAAAATCGGGCCTTAAGGATTCCATCATTTTAGAATAACTTTCTTGATGATTGCTTAATTGCCAAATCCCTTTTTGTATTCCAGCGCCATTTAGTGATAACCAAAATACTAACAAACTGATTTGTAATAACCAGAACAGATAATTTAAATATTTAGACTTATCCTTTTTATTAAAAAACTCGAAGCATGCAGCTAATAATATCATAGTATTTATCCCTATGGTAGTACCCATTGCATGTGCGACTGTTACATGTGTACCGTGTGTGTAAATATTTATTGCTGGTATCGACATCAGTATGGCCTGGCCCATATTAAGGAAAACCCATATATCTGCAGCCATAATAAATCGATAAGGGAAGTAATGATAATTTTTCTGAATGGCATTAATACTAGCTCGCCAATCATAAATGATTTTAATAAAAAATACCCATTCCGTCATACTAACTATATATCCGATATATCTAATATAGTTTTCTGTAGGGAGAGTGTAAATATGATGCCCCCAATTAAACATTAGATTAAATAGTCCTAGAAAATACATAGCAAAAGCAAACTTATTGGTCCCAGTGTTTTTACTATTAGATATTTTATCCATTAAAAAAAACGCAGTACCATATAAAATCTGATTCGGAACCAACCAAAGACCCATTTACTTTCCATTGAATTGTCATGTCAGTAATAAAATGTTCTCTGAAATATGGAAATATCCATAAATAATTTTCTGAAAAAGTAAATAGAAAAAACAAAACTCCCGTGAGCCACATCCAAATATACACAGGCCAGTCTTTTACTTTTTTTACTAACGAATAAAAATTTACTAGAAATAAAATCCACGCAATTGCTATTGGTAAAGCCCAAATAGGATTAAATTCCCAATATTCTCTACCACCAAAATCTTTATTAAAATATGAAGTCACAATACCAATAATTGCAAAAATCCACAATATCCATTGAATAAGTGCAATTTTGTATGTTCTAGCTTCTGTTATATATTGCTTTAGTCCATTATAAATACAACCAGTAGCTCCTAAGATAATCCAAAAAATAGCTGATGAAACATGTAATGGTCTTAATGAAACAAAGCCTAATTGGAGTTTCATAAAATCAGGAAAAATATAAATAATAGCGGCAAATATTCCGAAAAATAAGCCTAGCATTAACATACATAATGAAGTTACTAAAAACAGCTTTCCAATATTAAATTTAATTAGTTTCATTTTTCTCTATCATTCCAAATTTATCTATACTAAAACTTCTAAGATCACTTTTTCCGCTTGCATCAGTAGATTTCAAAAATTCAATAAGTAAATTCATTTCATTGTCAGTTAAATTAAATGCTGGCATTTGCTTAGTTCCTGATTTAACCAGCGCTCTAACTGTTTTTTCTCCCTTACTAGGATTAGAAATAATATTAGTTAAATCGGGTCCTAAGTAACCCCCTAAGCTATATAACTGATGACAACTTTGACAATTATAGGCTTGCCATACTAATCTACCTTCAGACGCTTTCTCTTTATTAAATTTTGAATCCTCTTTTATAGAAAGTGGCTTTAAATATATACTAATTGAATAAATAAGAAAGCACAGACTTAGAATAAAAAACATATGTTTAGGTTTGAATTTCATATGTAGATAGTATTGTTTTTCTATGGTCATATGATATATGCAATGAATCCTCATTTGTGTTTGTTCACTTAGACACATGGCTATTTCATATGACATGAAATTCATTTATATTTTTTCGAATTTTGCCTGAAAAAAACGCAAGTACTTTGGCTCATAAATCATTTTCAATCCTTTAATGGAATTTCTTCGTTGATAAACCGCAGCTGCTGACTCAGCAATCACATCCATGTGCGCTTGAGTGTAGACTCTTCGCGGAATAGTAAATCGTACTAATTCTAATTTAGGGTAATAATTTTCACCATTTGATTTTCTTCCTGCTGAAATTATTCCTCTTTCCATTGTTCTAACTCCAGAATCTATATAGATTTCTGCAGCCAAAGTTTGGGCTGGAAATTGATCTTGAGTAAGATGAGGTAAAAAAGCTTTAGCGTCAACAAATATACCATGACCTCCAATTGGCTTAACAATTGGAATTCCGTATTCCATCATTTTATGACCTAAATATTCTACCTGACCTACTCTAGCATGTTGATGATTATCATCCAAACTTTCAGCAATTCCAATGGCAATAGCTTCCATATCTCTGCCAGCTAATCCTCCATAAGTATGAAGTCCTTCGTAAACCACAACTAAATTTCTTGCTTCTTCAAAAACATCCCATTCATTTGTCGCCATAAAACCACCAATGTTAACTAAAGCATCTTTTTTAGCACTCATAGTAGCACCATCCGTTAATGAACAAATTTCAAAAACAATATCTTTAATGCTTTTATTATTATATCCTTTCTCTCGTTGTTGAATAAAATATGCATTTTCTGCAACTCTAGTCATATCATGTATAATACGAATTTTATGTTTTTTAGTATAGGCTCTTAACTCCTTTAAATTAGCCATGCTAACAGGTTGGCCTCCTGCTAAATTTACATTAGTTGCAAGACTTACATAAGGAATTTTTTTTGCACCATGTTTTTTAACAAGCTTATCAAGTTTATTTAAATCCACATTCCCCTTAAATGGATGCTCATTTAATGGGTCATGTGCCTCATCAATAATAATATCTGCGAAAATACCTCCTGCCAGTTCTTGATGTAATCGCGTTGTTGTGAAGTACATATTACCAGGTATAATATCACCTTTTTTTATTAAAATCTTTGACAAAATATTCTCTGCTGCTCTGCCTTGATGTGTTGGCACTATATATTTATAACCATAATATTTTTTTATAGCATCTTCCAATTTATAATAACTTTTACTTCCAGCATAAGCTTCGTCACCAGTCATAAATGCGCCCCATTGTCTATCACTCATTGAGTTTGTTCCGCTATCAGTTAGTAAATCAATATACACGTCTTCTGATTTTAAAAGAAATGTATTATAGCCAGCTTCTTTAATAGCTTTAATACGTTGTTTTTTGGTTGTCATTTTTAATAATTCAACCATTTTCATTTTATAGGGCTCTGCCCAAGATCTTTTAACTATTTGTTTCATAATATTTTTATTAATTTGTTTTAATTAAATTAGTTCATCTTCATTTCATATCTGTTTGTCCTGAATACATAATACGTATTAAATCTATTAATATTATGCAGTATGCAACAAGGGCAAAAGATTTAATGAAGATTTTATTTCTTCGAGTTGTTCTATAATATTGTTTTTAAATTCAGTATTACTTTGTTTAATTTTTGGAATGAGTTCTTCATAATAATCAATACCCTTTAATAAATTAGATTTAAAGGTTTGGAAGTGAGATAATTTTTTATCGGTAATTACATTGAATTGATCTTCAATTTCTTTTTTTAAATAATCAAAATATAATTGCAACTCATTCACAAAAATATTGGGTCTATTTAAATTATTTAAAATATTTAGTCGTCCGTAGATATGGTCAACCATTTGTTTCAGAGAAAACGTGTCAGAAAAATATGCCAAATTTGGACCTGGGCAAATTGTGACTGCGCTTAAATTGTGTGAAAGTTTAGTTTTATTTTTTAATAAAGCTGATGCCCCAAGACCTTCACATAAACAATCTTTTTCTGTTACTTTTTCAATCTCATGCTTTAAGAAATTGTTATCAGTAATTTGACTCTTTAGTTGTTTAATTTTTAAATTTTGGTATTCTCTAGAGGCTGTGCAAATAGGCTTATCTGTAAATTCTATATCCATAGAAAGAAATTTTTTGAAACAAGGGCTTCCTGGTCTGTTTTTATTAATTCTCATTTTACGTTGCTCTTCCGAACTACTACTTCTGAAATTACTAAATGGAACACCTAAAGGTGATGCGTGACTTAAATAATAATCATCTTTCTTGGCTGATTTTAATTTATTTAGTGTTTCACTATCTACATTAGTTGCTTCTGGCACTAGTAGAAAAGGGCTGCCCCAACCTGTTGAATCTAAATTATAATAATCAATCAAAAAACTATTTTCTTCACTTGTTCCGATACCACCTTGTGCGGTAATTTTTAATTCTGGTTTAACTATAAAAGGGTTTCTGCCTAATCTTTTTAATGCATTCTCACATTCTACTAATAACTCATTATACAACTCATTTCTTTTACTTTTAAAATCTTCTAATATTGGGCCTAGAGGAATTCCATTTGATATAAAAGCGTGCCCCCCGCAATTAATGCCTGATTCAATCCTAAATTCCGAAATCCATAATCCTTTTTTAGCAAGATATTTACCTTGAATTAAAGCAGAGCGATAATCGCTCACTTTTAGTATAATTTTCTTACTAATAATTCCCTTTAAATTAGGATAAAAATCTTCAAATGTTTCGCAATAACTAAATAATCTTGGATTTAACCCAGCAGAGAAAACGATAGAAGATTTAACATTACTATTTGCATAACCTCTTAAAGCGGAAAGAGCATCAGAAAATTGTGTAGGCAATTCATTACCATCAGGATCATAATTTGGTTTATCTAACTTTGTCATGATATTGACATCAATTTTGCCTGGTATAATTAAATAGCGAAGTTGTTTTTGTAGTTTTTCTTTTTCATGTGTTTGGCTTGAGAGCATTTTATAATACAAATTTTTTATTTCTGAATCATCAGGTAGCATTTCAAAATACTGAACAATGTCTTTTCCCGTAATAAAATCTTCGCGCTTAATTTCTTCGATTTGTTTATCAATTATGTCTTGAATTAGATTTAAGTAAGCGGTTATTCTTCTCGCTCTATAATCACGCTCAGTCGTGTTAATTTTAACATATCCTATATGTTCATTTTTACAAATTACTTCCCTCATTTGTTCAATAAGATAATCTTCAATTACTGACACAACGGAGGTAATACCGTATTTAGCAACTTTTATGGGAGTATCTATCGTGTAGGCTAATCCCATAACCGGGATGTGAAAAGTGTGCGGTGTTAAATCTTTCATAGTACAATTATTTTTTGTTTTGACAAATATATTCACTTTATTTTCAAATAAGACAAGTTTGTCCGATTTAAAAACATATTCTCAAACTTATGATTTCAATCATAAACTATTGAAAATAAACTCGATATTTTTGATAAAAAAATATATTATGAAAACAACATTAAAATACTTATTAATAGCAGGATCTATTGGACTATTCTCTTGTGGTTCACAAACAGAAGCTACAACAGAAAGTAATAGTGAAAATAACACAGAAGCCACTGCAACTGAAGCTACGGGAGCAGGTCAATCTGGTGTTCAAGATGCAACATCTAATCCCAATATAGTTCAAGTAGCTATTGGAAGTAAAGATCACACTACTTTAGTTGCAGCAGTTAAGGCAGGCGAACTTGTTGACGCATTAAGTAATGCAGGACCTTTTACAGTTTTTGCTCCAACTAACGCAGCTTTCGAAAAATTACCCCCAGGTACAGTAGATGGATTATTAAAACCTGAGAAAAAAGAAGATCTACAAAACATTTTAGGTTATCACACTTACGTGGGAGCATTAAAGATCGAATATATGAATGATAATCAAGAATATGATATGGTATATGGCGGTAAAGTGAAAATAACCAAACAAGGTGATAAAACACTCGTAAATGGTTCTGAAATTGTCGCTTCAATTACAACAGCTAACGGTATTATACACGTAATTGGTGATGTATTATTGCCAAAATAAAAAATATTAATCAAAAAATAAAAAAGAGTTGAATTTTAATACTAAGTATCGATTGTTTGATTAATAAGAAGGCTACCTCAAAAGGGTAGCCTTCGTCAATTATATGATAAGCAATAAATATGATTATAATCAATATATAAATAATATAATAACCTTTGTGAAAAAAATGGAAACCAATGTGTTACAAAAAATTACTAAATCATATAATTATGATGAGTATAAAAAATTGATTATCAAATACGCAGAAGAATATACGACATCTGGAGAAGAATTAAAAGAACGAATTGCTGCCACATTAATTAACGCTCAGCGAATGAAACGCATAGACAAGCAATGTATAATAAATTACAATTTACACACATTGACAAGTCAAATAAATAAAAAACAAAGATGGTTAGTGATTTCAGAAACTTGGTGTGGCGACAGTGCCCAATGTATTCCAGTAATAGCTAAAATTGCAGAACTAAATGAGAATATAAAATTAGAAATAATTTTCAGAGATGAACATTTAGATGTTATAGATTCTTTTTTAACTAATCGGTCTCGATCTATTCCGAAACTAATATGCATAGATGAGGAAACCGAGTCTATAAATTTTATTTGGGGGCCAAGACCAAAAGCAATACAAGATAAAGTATTAGAATTAAAAAAAAACAACCATGAAATTACACATGATGAACTCGTGAAAAATATTCACCTATGGTATGCTCAAGACAAAACTAAATCTATTCAATCTGAATTTATCGATTTGTTAAATAATGTAAAAATAGATTAATAAAGCTATTGTATGATTCAAATCATTAATTGACGATAATAACCTATCTAATTTTGTATCTAAAATATTATAAAAAATAATAAAATGGAAACAATTGAAACATTAGATGTAACAGTCATTGAACCAAAATTTAAACATCCAACTATTTTTCAAAAATTTGATACTCTACAAGAAGGGGAAGCGTTTATTATTCATAACGACCATGACCCAAAACCTTTATTTTATCAATTAATTGGAGAAAAAGGAAATATTTTTTCTTGGGAATATCTTAAATCTGGACCAGAGTATTGGGAGGTTAAAATTAAAAAAAATAATTTTTCTTCCGAGACTACAATTGGTGAACTAGTAGCAAAAGATTTTAGAAAAGCAGAAATATTCAAAAAATATAATTTAGATTTTTGTTGTGGAGGAAAAAAAACTGTAACTCAAGCATGCAATGAACAAAAAGTTGATTATATGGCAGTTGAAAAAGAATTAAGTATTCTCGACATGGTTAAGACAACACCATCGCAAAAGTTTGATGAATGGAACTTAGATTTTTTGGTTGATTATATTTTAAATACTCACCATGAATATGTGAAAAAAGCTATTCCATTATTGATAGAATATACAAGCAAAGTAGCAAAGGTACATGGCGACAATCATCCAGAAGTAATAACCATCGCACAAAAATTTAATGAAGCCGCAGAGGAATTAAATGGCCATATGAGCAAAGAAGAACAAATACTATTTCCATATATAAAAAAACTTGTTTTAGCTAAATCAAATAAGTTACAAACTCCAAATACTGCCTTTGGAACTATAAAAAACCCAATACATATGATGGAAGTTGAACACGATGTAGTGGGCGATATCTTTAAGGAAATTAGAGAACTAACTAATAACTATATGCCTCCTGAAGATAGTTGCGCTACTTACAAAGTTTCGTATTTGAAATTAAAAGAATTTGAGGAAGACTTGCATCAACATATTCATTTAGAGAATAATATTCTTTTCCCAAAAAGCATTTTATTAGAAAATGGATTTTAACAATTAATTAAACAGACCCTAAATGGGTCTGTTTTAATTTAAAGCATTATGTATATAAATGAAAAAACAAAACATCAGCTTTAATAAATTTTAATCCTAAATCATTAGATGCAATTGTTTCAATATCAAATAATTTTGACACACTTAAAATACCAATATTAAGAACGTGTCTAACATAGAGATTTAGGAACAAGTTACCAAAAATAATAAGGTTAAGTGAAAATGAAATTTATAATAACCTACTTGAGTATTTGCATTTGCATAACCTTAGCGATATTTGAGGCCATCAGTTTTATTAAATCCGCTTTTTCGCCAGAAAATAATTCATCTACAGATTCAATAAAAAGTTTGGTCCATTCATCAAAATCCTTCATTGATAGTGGCGTTTTTGCATGAATTTCAAGATGTTTATCCATAGGGTTTCCACTATAACTTCCAGTATAGAATACTACGTTTTCCCAAAATTTATACATTACTCCTAAATGTTTATCCCATTGAAAATCATCATTAAAGAAATGACTAATAGTTGTATCCTTTTTTACTTTTTCGTAAAAAAGATTAACCAATTTTTCAATATCTTTTTTGTTTAGAATGTCCTTTTTCATTTTACAAATCCTTTCTTTTAAATTTTAATAGAGAAATCCAAAACGGAATGATAATCCATAGTAATAAAATAAAAAAAGCTATAACTATACCTAAAGATGTGCCAAAAAAGTCTTTAAAAATTGCTCCAGTATATCCCATCATTGCAGAAACATCCATATGTAATAATATTAATATTCTAGCTAAATCAATCGGGTTAAACGCAGTAATTGCAACCATAATTTTTTCGATAGGATAATCCGAAAACTGAAATAAAACAAATAAAACAAGGCCATCAAAAAGCAATGCGAAAAACAACCAAAGCATTATGGCTATACCTATTCCCTTAGCCTTATCTCTTGTAATAATTGAACTTAAAAATGCAATAGCAACAAATACAGTTGTAATAAAAAAACCAACCAATAACATCATCACTCCAACATCTGATGGAGCATAAAACAGAATGGGGATTCCTGTTCCAATAAAAAAAGACAATAATAAAGATGCGCTTAAACCAAAAAATAGACTCCACCAAATCTTACTTCGTTTTATTGGTTGACTTAACAGCAATTCAATAAACTCAGAACTGTTATAAATATAAATAGTTGAAAACACAACAGAAACCAACGGAACAGTTAAAAGTATGACATTTAAAAGTGTTAATAATCCTTTTGTACTATTGTCTTCTAAACTAAATACACTCCAGGATAATATTGATAAAATTATCGTGTATACTAAAACAATTTTATTTTTAAGTATATCTAAAACAATAAATTTTATAATTCTATTCATTGTTTCTGTCTTTTAAAATTTTGGCAATTGCTTTTGAAATTCGTTCTTCTCCTGTTGATGATTTTAAATCATCAATTGTTTTATGGAATTGTACAACGCCATCTTGCATAAAAATAATTTGAGTAATTAAATCATCCAACTCACTTAACAAGTGTGATGTAATTAATATTAATTTCCCTTTTTGTTTTTCTGTAATAATTTTTTCTTTTAAAATTTCAGAGGCTAAAGGATCTAATCCCGCTGTAGGCTCATCTAATATTAATACATCTGGATTAAATAAAAAAGCTAGTGTCGCACTTACTTTTTGAGTTGTGCCACCAGACAGTGTACTCATTCTTTTATTAAATAAATCTTTTAATTTAAATTTATGTAGTAA
This portion of the Bacteroidota bacterium genome encodes:
- a CDS encoding ABC transporter ATP-binding protein, coding for MIEINKLSKNFGKLKVLNSVDLSFKQGECIALIGPNGCGKTTLIKSILGMVIPSEGTIKFKEEFISKNFEYRKNIGYMPQIGRYPDNMTIGQILEMVKEIRKSSEQLDEDLLHKFKLKDLFNKRMSTLSGGTTQKVSATLAFLFNPDVLILDEPTAGLDPLASEILKEKIITEKQKGKLILITSHLLSELDDLITQIIFMQDGVVQFHKTIDDLKSSTGEERISKAIAKILKDRNNE
- a CDS encoding ABC transporter permease subunit, which produces MNRIIKFIVLDILKNKIVLVYTIILSILSWSVFSLEDNSTKGLLTLLNVILLTVPLVSVVFSTIYIYNSSEFIELLLSQPIKRSKIWWSLFFGLSASLLLSFFIGTGIPILFYAPSDVGVMMLLVGFFITTVFVAIAFLSSIITRDKAKGIGIAIMLWLFFALLFDGLVLFVLFQFSDYPIEKIMVAITAFNPIDLARILILLHMDVSAMMGYTGAIFKDFFGTSLGIVIAFFILLLWIIIPFWISLLKFKRKDL